Proteins from a single region of Gordonia hongkongensis:
- the trmB gene encoding tRNA (guanosine(46)-N7)-methyltransferase TrmB: protein MRNDGRVNNSPDRSRLYPRVTSFRFRRGTLTTGQQRNWETLWPVLGRDLEIGPERVPEPQLDLTELFGREAPKVLEIGSGTGISTAAMAEAEPDVDVVAVEVYKPGLAQLLGLVDRNGLTNVRLIRGDAAIVLTELIPSSSLTGVRLFFPDPWPKSRHHKRRFVQTGTLELIADRLVPGGVLHIATDHAGYAEWIAEALATQDADRPHVVQLTRESPISLQRPTTKFEGRAEREGRYVSEFVYTRPIPPATSTGDTPTGARHE from the coding sequence ATGCGCAACGATGGACGCGTGAACAACAGCCCCGACAGGTCCCGGTTGTACCCCCGCGTGACGAGCTTCCGCTTCCGCCGCGGCACGCTGACGACCGGTCAGCAGCGCAACTGGGAGACCCTGTGGCCGGTGCTGGGCCGCGACCTCGAGATCGGGCCGGAGCGGGTCCCCGAGCCGCAACTCGACCTCACCGAACTGTTCGGGCGCGAGGCCCCGAAGGTCCTCGAGATCGGCAGCGGTACCGGCATCTCGACCGCCGCGATGGCCGAGGCCGAACCGGATGTCGACGTCGTGGCCGTCGAGGTCTACAAGCCGGGCCTGGCCCAGCTCCTCGGCCTCGTCGACCGCAACGGCCTGACCAACGTCCGCCTGATCCGCGGCGACGCGGCCATCGTCCTCACCGAGCTCATCCCGTCGTCGAGCCTCACCGGTGTGCGGCTGTTCTTCCCCGACCCGTGGCCCAAATCGCGTCACCACAAGCGACGCTTCGTCCAGACCGGCACACTGGAACTGATCGCGGACCGGCTCGTCCCGGGCGGGGTGCTGCACATCGCGACCGATCACGCCGGTTATGCGGAGTGGATCGCGGAGGCGCTCGCCACCCAGGACGCCGACCGCCCCCACGTCGTGCAGTTGACGCGGGAGTCGCCGATCTCGCTGCAGCGGCCGACGACGAAGTTCGAGGGACGCGCGGAGCGCGAGGGCCGCTACGTCAGCGAGTTCGTCTACACGCGGCCCATCCCGCCGGCCACCTCGACCGGCGACACCCCGACGGGAGCCCGCCATGAGTGA
- a CDS encoding NYN domain-containing protein, translated as MSDHSPTGFADTISGQTGTRRMLLVWDAPNMDMGLGALLGGRPTAAHRPRFDALGRWLLQRTADVSALTDGGGAVEPEATVFTNIAPGSADVVRPWVDALRNVGFAVFAKPKLSDDSDVDSDMLDHIELRRHTVGLAGVIVASADGQAFREPLLEVVGDGVPVTVIGFREHASWALSTEELEFIDLEDIPGVFREPLPRIGLDSLPDEGAWLTPFRPLSALLR; from the coding sequence ATGAGTGACCACAGCCCGACCGGCTTCGCCGACACCATCTCCGGCCAGACGGGGACGCGCCGCATGCTGCTGGTGTGGGACGCACCCAACATGGACATGGGCCTCGGCGCCCTGCTCGGCGGACGCCCCACCGCCGCGCACCGTCCCCGGTTCGACGCCCTGGGCCGGTGGCTGCTGCAGCGGACCGCAGATGTGTCCGCTCTCACCGACGGAGGCGGCGCGGTCGAGCCCGAGGCCACCGTGTTCACCAACATCGCCCCTGGTAGCGCCGACGTCGTCCGGCCGTGGGTGGACGCTCTCCGTAATGTCGGTTTCGCCGTGTTCGCCAAGCCGAAGCTGTCCGACGACAGCGATGTCGACTCCGACATGCTCGACCACATCGAACTTCGCAGGCACACTGTTGGACTAGCCGGCGTGATCGTGGCGTCCGCCGACGGTCAGGCATTTCGCGAACCGCTGCTCGAGGTGGTCGGCGACGGGGTGCCCGTCACCGTCATCGGGTTCCGCGAACACGCCAGTTGGGCGCTGAGCACCGAAGAACTGGAGTTCATCGATCTCGAGGACATCCCCGGCGTGTTCCGCGAGCCGCTGCCACGCATCGGCCTGGACTCCCTGCCCGACGAGGGCGCCTGGCTCACACCCTTCCGCCCGCTCAGCGCACTGTTGCGCTGA